The Akkermansiaceae bacterium genome segment CTGCTGGTGGTGATCATGATGCTCGGCCTCACCATCGGTTCGGGCTGGATCCTCACCCGCCAGATCGTGGATCTGGGAACAAAGCTCCCGGACTACAAGGAGAACATCCGGATGAAGATCAAAGCGTTCCAGCTTCCCTCCGGCGGCGCGTTTTCCAAGCTCTCCGAGGCTTTCGAGGATCTCAAGAAAGACCTCCCGATGGGGAACGGGAACATCCGTGAAAAAGCGGACGAGGGGATCCGGAAACTGGAACCGCAGGAAAGCGGCAGGGCCATCCCGGTGGAGGTGGTCTCCACTCCTGACGCCTCTCCGCTGGAGCTTTTCAAGCTGATCGTCGCGCCGGTGGTGGGACCGCTGGGAACGGCGGCGCTGGTGCTCCTGCTGATGGTCTTCATGCTGTTGCAGCGGGAAGACCTGCGGAACCGGATCATCCGGCTCATAGGCCAAGGCAGGATCAGCGCGACGACCAGCGCGATGGACGACGCGGCGGCCCGTGTTTCCCGTTATCTTTTCATGCAGTTGGTCGTGAATGTGACCTATGGCATGGGGGTGGCGCTGGGGCTGTGGATCATCGGGGTGCCGAACGCCATCCTGTGGGGGACCTTCGCCACCGTGCTGCGCTTCATCCCCTATGTCGGACCGTGGATCGCAGCCGCGTTTCCCATCATCCTCTCCATCGCGGTCTCTCCGGACTGGTGGATGCCGGCGAAGGCCATCGCCCTGTTCGTCGTGCTGGAACTGGTCAGCAACAATGTGATGGAACCGTGGCTCTACGGCTCCAGCACCGGGGTGTCCTCCATCGCGCTCATCGTCGCCGCGGTCTTCTGGACCTACTTGTGGGGGCCGGTGGGTCTGGTGATGGCAACTCCCATCACCGTCTGCATCGCCGTCATGGGGAGGCACATCCCCCAGCTCGCCTTCCTGAACGTGATCCTCAGCGATGAGGATGCGCTGACACCGGCGGAGGATTGTTACCACCGGTTGCTGCGCTCCGGAGGAGACGATGAACTGGAGTTGGCCGAGTCCTACCTGAAGACCCACACGCTCACGGATTTCTACGACAGCATGCTGATCCCCGCGCTCATCGCGGCAGGCAGGGATCAGGGCCGCGGAGTTCTGGACCGGGACCAGCTCAACCAGGTGGAGCATGCCATCGGGGAGTTGCTGGAAGAACTGGACGAACGGCTGCCGGGAATCGCCAAAGTGCCCGAATCCCTGCCGGAGCATGTCAGTTCATTGGTCGGCCCCTGCCGGATCCACTGCGTGCCCGCAAAGGCGGAGCGTGACAGGCTCTCCGCGGAGATGCTCGCCCAGTTGCTGCGGATCCAGAAGTTCGAGGTGACGATCTCCCCTCCCCAGCTCACCGCATCCGAGAAACTGGAGCGGATCCGGCAGGAGGATCCGGATGTGATCTGCATCTCCGTGACCGAGCCGACCACCCCATCCCAGGCCCGCTATCTCTGCATGAAATTCCGCGCGGCCCTGCCGAAAAGGAAGATCGCCATCGGACTTTGGAGCATGTCCACCATTCCTCCGGAAACGGAAAAAGCGTTGCGGGAAGCGGGAGCGGACCTGATCATGAAAGGCGTGGCCGACACCCACATCGCCGTCATGCGGCTGGCCAGTGCGTTCTCCCGCGAGATGCAGCCCGCCCCCATCCCGGCCAACGACGAGGCACGGGTTCAGGCGTTGGAACTGAGCGGTGCCATGAAGACATCGGATGACTTCACGGTCGTGACGGACAAGCTCACCCGGATCTTCGAGACCCCCATCGCCATCCTCAGCCTGATCGACAGGGACACGCAGCATTTCAAGGCCCAGTCCGGCCTCCCGGACGAACTGAAGGGAGGCGGAGGCAGCCCGCGCGAAACCTCGATCTGCGGCCACGTGGTCGCGGCGGACGAGTTCGTCATCATCGAGGATCTCGCGCGCGACCGGCGATTCGCCGGAAACGCGTTCGTGAAGAAGAACGGCTTCCGCTTCTACGCGGGCGCGCCGGTCCACTCACCGGACGGCCATGCCATCGGCTCGCTCTGCCTCATCGACACGAACCCGCGGGATTTCACCCAGCGCGAGCGGAAGCTGCTGGAGGAATACGCCGCGGAGGTGTCAGATGACATCCGCCGGGCGACGGATGCCATCTGATGGGGAGGAGCACTTGGAAGCCGATGTGCCTGGAGCACCGGGCGGCCTTTGCTGGGTAGCCGAGTAAGGAGGGGGGACATTGCGGCAGAGCCGCCATGTCCGCTGCGCTCCCATTCCTGTCCCCCGGCGGCATTGGCGGATGAAGGGAAGAGTGGATCAATCCCACGATTCCTTTGCTATGGGTTCCCGTTGCAGCAGGAGGACAGGAGTATCCTCCCTCCTCACTGCCTCCTTACTCCACCGCGAAGGTCATCAGGCCGTTGTGGATGTCCGCGCGGATGACATCACCTTCCTTGAAGTTGCCGTCCAGCACCTCGAGGCTGAGCGGGTCGAGGAGGTGGTGCTGGATCGCGCGCTTCAGCGGGCGGGCGCCATACACCGGATCGTAGCCCTGGTTGCCCAGGTATTCCTTCGCCCCTTCGGACAGCGCGAGCGCGA includes the following:
- a CDS encoding AI-2E family transporter, translating into METPRPQSSSQGAINGLWTIGLCSFVIAALYFGREILTPIALAALLTFLLSPLVTRLQRWVGRICAVLLVVIMMLGLTIGSGWILTRQIVDLGTKLPDYKENIRMKIKAFQLPSGGAFSKLSEAFEDLKKDLPMGNGNIREKADEGIRKLEPQESGRAIPVEVVSTPDASPLELFKLIVAPVVGPLGTAALVLLLMVFMLLQREDLRNRIIRLIGQGRISATTSAMDDAAARVSRYLFMQLVVNVTYGMGVALGLWIIGVPNAILWGTFATVLRFIPYVGPWIAAAFPIILSIAVSPDWWMPAKAIALFVVLELVSNNVMEPWLYGSSTGVSSIALIVAAVFWTYLWGPVGLVMATPITVCIAVMGRHIPQLAFLNVILSDEDALTPAEDCYHRLLRSGGDDELELAESYLKTHTLTDFYDSMLIPALIAAGRDQGRGVLDRDQLNQVEHAIGELLEELDERLPGIAKVPESLPEHVSSLVGPCRIHCVPAKAERDRLSAEMLAQLLRIQKFEVTISPPQLTASEKLERIRQEDPDVICISVTEPTTPSQARYLCMKFRAALPKRKIAIGLWSMSTIPPETEKALREAGADLIMKGVADTHIAVMRLASAFSREMQPAPIPANDEARVQALELSGAMKTSDDFTVVTDKLTRIFETPIAILSLIDRDTQHFKAQSGLPDELKGGGGSPRETSICGHVVAADEFVIIEDLARDRRFAGNAFVKKNGFRFYAGAPVHSPDGHAIGSLCLIDTNPRDFTQRERKLLEEYAAEVSDDIRRATDAI